tacacgaaatttcataatttttggatttttgtagaattttctaggggtttctgaagttgactgaaatggaatttcagcaactatcgagctccgatcgatccatggatcgattgagttccatgaatcgatccatggatcgattcaaacggcaattcccgcgaagctcgctggatcgatcagccgatcgatccaggagtctgaatcgatccgtggatcgattcggaaaggttcaatcgattggacctaactccaatcgatccaagttgctgattttggcggaaggcctgatttcagcatctttgaacctctttgagtctaggtaaccattccaaaccccttaaatacatttgtatacatacaaagggtgttttcatgttgaaaacaaggatggattggttaacgaagactaagtagaagtttcggttgaggttgtttcaaattttgaatatttgaacctcaaaacttctaaatttgggtttcctaaaggtttagggattccaagtcattgttggtgcaatgacagaagttaccaccatgtctttagggggagggactctttaaagacatgaaaattatttttcatgaaccttggaaggtggttaaccttctgttgtgaacttgctcaatgttgagcatttaaacttgaaatgggaaaaatggggagtggatatcctcattatttcaagtggacactcaagtggttgaaaatgctcaaggttgggtatttgtcaacattgagggagaggttaaggataaatgaagggtatgggaccttcattatcgtgttgatcacaacgagtgatgttgtgaacaacgatgagcaactcttcggggggagagtcttcaacaaatggatttgttgaagtgtgcccagaattggagcatgggttgatgtgtgtccaacgatgggttgatgtgtgccaatagggggagaatgtatggttaagcttagtccttcattacctatgggaagctcatagggggagaatgaaaggactcatgaaagggagtaagttaggctttcattacctagagggagtttgccctcttagggggagaatgaagagcttaatttatgctttcattacctagtggcatgaagaaggaggctatgggattagcctaacttacatatgggattgtaagtgttattgtggtattgtcaaacatcaaaaagggggagattgttggtgcaatatccctcaggtcaaggttgacctgggtaaccaagctgagtcttggtttaggtttagatgtttgacaataagatattgattgaagaagagtcaagtaggtcaaggttgactggatacttgactgggaagtcctaactgggatgttaggcaaaatgaaagtcctggtgagtgaagccaggcagatggaaatcctggtgagtgaagccaggtgaaagtcctagtgagtgaagctaggcagatggaaatcctggtgagtgaagccaggtgaaagtcctagtgagtgaagctaggcagatggaaatcctggtgagtgaagccaggtgaaagtcctagtgagtgaagctaggcagagtgaaaaccctagtgagtgaagctaggtgaaagtcctagtgagtgaagctaggcagagtgaaaaccctagtgagtgaagctaggtgaaagccctggtgagtgaagccaggcaagggaaaatccagatggatcaaggatgatcggacatctggtgctgggaagtccaagtaggtcaaaggattgactggatacttggcatgaaagaaaagtccaagtaggtcaaagggattgaccggatacttggcacagagaaaagtccaagtgggtcaaagggattgaccggacacttggtaagggagtcctagcaggtcaagggagtgactagatgctaggcatgacataccaacaagtcaaggttgaccgaatgttggttagggatgtttgggacttggtttggacaaaaaccggtcggatcgatccgtggatcgatccagatctgatcgatcgctggatcgatccgcactgtctaatggtcggatcgatccgtggatcgatcagatgtcccaatcgatcggtggatcgattgggacgctgctgaagtgccggatcgatccgtggatcgatccagcgcttatagaggcgctttggatcgatccgtggatcgatccaaagcctcccgatcgattgggaacattcgaatcgatcgggatccgaccgttggcgtcgtttatagctgcaggcgtttgaTGGCTGCAGAATCTCTTCACGATTTCTcttccacagcgctctcaaagatcaggtcgccagttcttgaaggatcttggaagctctccaagtcaagaggcggatcaaaggcaagaagagaagctagggttagggttttctgtactcattgtaagctttgcgcttgtattttgtttccctttcctttcttcttgtactgagagtcttgtagggcttctccgccctcggtagttaccgaaaaggagtgttttcatagtggagggtgcgtgcgtggtgtggatccttggactagtcacctcttgtgaggtggataccaagtaaaccaaccgtgttagcgttgttgcatttgtttctgtattttccgctgcatattcttgaagaaacaagcaacgccaatcaacgccgagcaccgagagaacgcgacgagctattcaccccccacctctagctacttttggtcctaacagactcCACAAATATCTCCCACTAGTAAATATGTGATCACATAACAAAATTAAATATCGCTAAGCTTTAACTTCCCTCACAAAActgaaacaacaaaaaaaaaaacataatctaGGCATAACCTAGTAGGAACCGGTTATGTGTGGACCTTatatttcttttgcgatcacggagagaacgggaaagctttgagccttctgtgaccaccactttaagatatcgaagttttcgctatctgcttcattaaaatcaaaagaagtcgtaaaataattctcaaattcctgtgtggaacttgaggatccccgtggacgttttgtccattcttttaataagagttgtgcttttgtaagttttaaattactactagtagtttgttgaatttcagaaatattaatttgtgttccatattttgcataatattgattataaatatcatataaataaattctaacattatatataatattagctggatcaggggaagaagaatctttaattggaattaaagcatcataatataaagttaacatttcttgtaaaacttctaatttaaatctaggatctaaagcaaatgcaattaaataaatttcaggaattaaataaaaatatttttcccatttagttttcatagctaagatgcaaggagataaagattcattattaatatgttcatttaaaactaatactatattagaaaatttttctaaaactaattgagcagtgggataataaatacCGGAAAGTTgttggttgcatcattaaatacttttaaaatttcacaaatactactacaaatattccattgttgtgaaaataaatatatattagtattagtgtcttgtgcaaaaaatgaacataataattttttatattgaaatgaatcttgtaataattggtatgttgaattccaacgtgttggtacatcacgtggaaattttttaggtctcattccattaattttacaaaacctaccccattatttcattatagatggatgagaccataaataagaaattacaattctaattggtttaatataactttctaaaatttttaaaccatcttgaacacataaatttaaaacatgacatacacaacgaatatgaaaaaataaacctccaataataggttgacaaacaaattttagatcatctatacaagcggtattagaactagcattatctaatgatattgaaaatattttatgagttaaaccatattcttctaaaattaaacataataattgtgcgatattatgagcattatgtgattcatcaaaaactctataagctaataatcttttttgaaggttccaagagttatcgatccaatgacaagtcacactcatatacgaatgtgtttgccaatgatcactccaaatatcggaacatgaagaaactttattatctaatttactaaattcatcaattaaattcttttttccttgttttactaattttttaattgtacgagtaagtgtagtcctaggaacacgtttagcacatggattaagagattctttacaaaaatcttcaaatgtgcatttagatccaaaactaaaagaaagatgttctacggaaacaaatttagctaatgattctcttaatttattatccgaatataaaaataaaccggaatcggtactaccacTTATAGAAAatattgataattgtgtttgagaacggtcgagtccatattccgtcgggtgcttcgtttctacatgtcgtttcaacgacccatagccgccgccggcttggaatttgtaggaagcattgcagtgcttacattttgcacgcatttctcccgatggaagagtgaccttctcaaaatgtttagtaaaaatagaagactttagaggaggaagttcccgaaccttagaagtaattgcatcggtacttccttgtgtttcgggtgtcggattcggaagatgctcgatctcatcatcggtggattgaatgttggggttggggtcctcctcccgcggattcattatttgctttcccttccgagctcgagatgatgcacctccgcggcctccttccattgtaattgaaaattgaaaacgaaagcgtgtagagattagagaatacgaaaatgagattaagagtagagaagatgtgtgtgaaaaatgatgaaatgagctctctatttatagagttttgatagtaacggacactaaatcatagccattgatcaaaaaacggtcaaatgatcctaaccgttgaaaaaaaatacctaaaaaaccctcccaacggctacgaaccgccggttaaccggcggttccaacggctatgaaccgccggttaaccggcggttcaagcagttaaaaaaaaaaaaaaaaaaatttgcggctgaaccgccggttcaacccgccggttaaccggcggttcgtcggtttttacacccaatgaaccggaaccggcccggcaacttgccgggccggttccggttcgacccggttACAAGTTTATCCTAAAATCCTCTCGTCCATGCATACTCATGATAAAACATCAAAGTTTTCATCTACCGATTAATATATTGACACTAGAGCAATTTATCATGATACatcaaattataatatttttacagACGTAATATtatattatggctcagatatgGTTCAAGTTGGCGATGATTCAAATTTACAAATTGTTAATTTTGGAAACACATATCTATTTATCTAATTGTACTTTTCatatacacaatgtatttcatattccatctattattaaaaatttactcTCTACATCAGTTTTGGttttgataacaatgtcatttttgaatttcatcataatcattatcttataaaagatagAAGAACAAATACTATTATACTTTATgggaaaataaaaaatgatttctactatcttcaaagtttttcaatcaaagcttttgttggtgaatgGATAAATAAACTAGCTTGACATACTTGATTTAGACATCCTTCTCTTCGCATTATTCAGTTAATCATCAATATGTATGGTTTACCTATTTCATTTAtctcctctccatctcattcatgtagggcctacatggaatttaaaaatcataagctACCTTTTTCTTCACCCGAtcatatttctaatttttaacTTGAAATAATTCATTCAGATGTTTGAGGTCCTATACTTATTTTGTCTAactaatattttcaatattatatTACTTTCATTGGTCATTTTTGTAAAGATACTTAGTCTTATCCTATGGGAAGGAAATCTGATTTACTAgatatattctataatttttaaagtcaaattgaatgatattttaatcgtaaaatactctcttttcattcttaTTGAGAAGAcaaatatcaagctctccatcatCATCTTGTCTTTTGTGGAATTGTTTATCAAGTCTTTGGCCTCCACACTCCAAAACAAAATGGCTATGctaagagaaaacatagacatatagttgaaaACTACCTTAGCTCTTCTACATCATGTATTAGTTCCGCATAAATTTTAGGATGAAGCTGTTAGCACTGTTGTATATCTCATAAATATACTTCCTACTtcattgctcaatcataagtatccttttgaaaaactttataatcaaactcctaATTACACTTTTCTTCAAATTTTTTGTTGTGCGTGTTATCCGTGGTTACGACCCTACCCTAAACACAAACtcgactctcgttcactacaatgtgttttccttgatTATAGCAATTTGCATCATGATTATCATTACTTATATATATCAACAaaacgaatttatatttcatgaCATATTACTTTTAATGAGTCTCTATTTTTTTTCAGTAGTTTTTTCAATCTCTTCCCCAGATACAAGTGACACTTTTTTGATGTCACCTAATATTGTTAGAAGTGATGACATCTTAGGTCCTGCTCCGAAGATCTCTATTAACTCCCATCTATCAACAGAATCACTTCAGGTTGCTAATCCAATTTCTAAAGCTTCACCAGTCGAAGATAATACAAGTCCATCATCAAAATCACCATGTCAGTCTACTTCTTCGtcaccatcaacaagtgattcagataaTAATCttcctcgtcgcatgcttcccttAAGTGACATATATGCACGATGTCTACCGATGACAACTCAACACCTCATTCCACGAACTCTAATGGtatcttcaaaatctattgaaccaattTATTTTACACAAGCGAACAAGGAtcctagatatatatatatataaaagaaatttgaattgcatgattATATTATCTTGAATCATAACATTacagatattttaaatttttttttttaatgagaaCCAAATAAAAGATATAGATTAAATCAAAAAGCAATAAGTCATAAGTCATGCTTGGCACAAcatataaacaaattatttatgaAACATATAATAATTATGATGTGCAACCACATTGAAGATGTATAAACAACATATAAAAATACTCATCATTCATTGATGATGATGGTagtttttctttcttattttcccAATAGATTTTCTTAATCCAAACATCACCTCTGCTAATAGTCTGCTTGTAATCATAATCCAATATGCTTCATCATCACAATTATATTAAACAGAATGCAACAGCCTTCACCAAGTAATACTCAAGTTTCTGAAGATGAAACTTCAAAGGATGTTGAAATTATGAAACAAGACAAACAATTAAGAAACATTAGAGGACTGCCTTCTCTTGGCAGACTGCAGTAAAGTGATCAGTTATCGACCGGCTTCATTGCCACCTCAATCGTTTAAAAGCATGAGCCCGCCAGCCCACATCTCTGATGATCTTACTTCAGGCAACTTTTCTGCAAACTAGGCTCCAATTTGATGTTATTAGAAGAGAACAGTTTATTCTTCTGTACATGAGCAGGTAGAGACTGCAAAACCATTGGTTATTTCCCTGCAGAGATTTAAACCTCATCTTGTCATGCAATATTGAAAGATACTTTGCGATATGAATCAGGCAAAAGCTTATTTTAACCTCAAAGAAAGAAAGCAAAAGCTTTTTTGTTCTCTTTTTGATTGTGCTCATTATTCTCCTTCCCCTACAGCAAAACATGCATGATAAATTCTTCACTGTCAATCTCAACGATAATGCAGATGAATAACGAATGAATGAATGAAACATTAGTGCCACAATAAGTACATTTGTTGAGAAAACAAGCCATTCAAATTTCAAGATATGAATGAGCAACAAGAGGATAAGATCTAACCTCTGGGAGATTCAGTTTGATCGAGAGGTGTTTCTGATGATGGAGAGGATGGGGAAAAGCATATCGATCCCCTCACATCCATCAGCATGGCTATCACATCCCTCATGGTTGGCctatcaaatggagaatcattaGTGCTGAATAATGCAATCTTTAGAACCAAGGACATCTCTTCCATTGTGCTCTTTGAGGTAAGGTCCAATCGGGAGTCAAAAACATTAGATGTGGCTGTGTTGTTGTGAACCGATCTCCTCACCAAATTGACCAGATCACCTCCTTGTTCTATTGGCTGAATTGGAGATTTTCCAGTAACCAGCTCCAAGAGAACAACTCCGAAACTATAGATGTCACACTTTTCTGTAACTTTCATTGTGAAAGCATACTCTGTATCAAGCATAAAACAAAAGTTCAGGATAATGCTTTAAATCTACATTCTGTGGTCCGAGTAAGTTCATCTTTGCTAAGGAAATCTATTTGCAGTACGATAAAAGACAAAGAACAGGTGAAGAATGAAAGATACAGACAATAATTCATATTTATCTTTACAAAAAATTTCCAAAGTTCAATGATTTCCAGGtgaattttgtttctattacttcgGAATCATGAATGAACAAATGTCAATAACTAATATCCCTATACTTCCAGCAAGGATAATAAAGAAACATTCTGAACTATCGAACTCCATAGTTATATCTGAAACTACAGAAAATATTTGCAAGGATGAGTTGATAGAATGCCCAAAAGCATACTCCAGAAAGGGCATAGGCTAGAACAGACAAAGGTTGAAACTCATGCCTGATAGAGGTAAATTGACATAAACCAGATTGAGAATTACGAAATAAGGCACGTAAGAGAAGACTGGTGTTTTTGAAGTAATTCCAGTAAAAACAACATTACCTGGATTTTGTGTATGTTCATGAAATAGTATCATCCAACGATAACTTTCATTGAATAAAGAAGACCAAACTTAAAGGAGAGAAGGAAATATCTCTAGTTTGCTAGCAACATTACCTGGAGCAATGTAACCATAAGAACCGGCAACAGCAGACATGGTTTTGGAATGTGAAATGTCTATCAATTTTGCCAAGCCAAAATCCCCAACATGAGCCTCCATTGTTTCATCCAAAAGGATGTTATTAGATTTTATATCCCGGTGGATTATTTGAGGTTTGCAGTCATAGTGAAGGTAACGCAAGCCTTCCGCCGCTCCAAGAGCAATCCTGTAGCGAGTATTCCAATCAAGCAAACATGTATCACCACTACCATGCAGCATCTCACCGAGACTACCATTTGCCATATATTCATAGAGGATCAGATTCGAGTCCTGGTGATAGCAAAACCCATAGAGCTTCACAATGTTACGATGTCTAACATTTCCGAGAGTTGATATCTCAGCTCGAAAGCTACTGTCAATGCTAGAACCCTCAACATGAGATTTCAGCTTCTTTACTGCAATGATTCCTCCATCCAACATTACAGCCTTGTAAACCGTACCACAGGCACCCTTCCCTATAACAGCACTCTCAGAGAAATCATCAGTCGCCTTGAGAATTTCTTGATATGTGACACCCTCACATGGGAGATAATAGAGATCAGAAACTCCCTGCTTATGTTCTTCAAGTTTTGCAAGAACTGGCAATCGGTACTTCATAGACCAGCATAAACCTATTGTCAAAACTAAAGAAATTAACCCTACAACCACAGCAGAGATACTAACAATTTTTTCCTTGGAGGTTCTCTTCACCCAACCTGGTTCTGCAATATACAATGGGACAGGTGAAGGCTGGCATGCCTTTGTACCACTTCCACATAGACCATAGTTTCCAAGGAAGTTGCTATCATCCATGCTTCTGAACACTGGAGTATTAGGCAAAGAGCCAAAAAGGTAATTGTAAGAAAGATTGCAGACTAGAAGGCTGGAGAGCTTACTAAACGAAGCCGGTACTTCACCATCTAGTTGGTTGTTGTTCAAGTACAATGTCTCCAGCATCTGCAAGTTCCCAAGACCAAATGGTATCTCCCCAGAGAGGGAATTGTAGCTAACATTCAGAGCAATTTGCAGCGCGGTAAGCTGCCCAAGCTCATCTGGTATGCCACCCGACAAATTGTTGCCACCCAATTGCAGCTCTGTAAGGTGATAAAGGCCCCCCAGACTGTCTGGTATAGTTCCATTCAGATGGTTATCCGAAAGCAGAAGGAGTTCCAAGTTGACTAGATTGCCAATTTCTCGTGGGATAATTCCACTGAAATGATTTCTGCTAAGATCAAGCCTCTGGAGTTTTTTGCAATATGCCAGCTCCTGAGGTATACCACCCGAAAGATGATTCGAGGAAACATTGAAGCTAACAAGAGCAGTAAGCTCTCCAATCTCAGGAGGAATCTCACCGAAGAAGTAATTGTTAGACAGTAGCAACCTTTCAAGGTTCTTGAGCTTGCCAATTTCCGGAGTTACTGGTCCAGAAAACCGGTTGTGGTTCATCTCTAGAGAAGTTAGATTCAGAAGGCCAGATAACTCCAATGGAAGGCTTCCCGTGAGAAGGTTTCCTCCCAGCCTTAGTACTATCAGTGACATGCATGTTTTGACCCCATGTGGAATGTTACCGAACAACCTATTCGATCCAAGGCTTAAGAGGATCAACTTCTGGTACTTACAAAGTTGAGATGGTATGCTGCCGGTGAGTTTGTTGTCAGACAAATCAAGTACTAAGAGATTACTTTTGGTTCCTAACAGTGGAGGAATGATTCCTTCAAGGTTGTTATTGAAAAGTTGAAGGTTCTCTAGTGAGGTGAAGTTCTGGAATTCTAAAGGAATGATTCCTGTTAGATTATTGATCGACAAATCTATCTTCCTTAAAAGACTCAATTGGCCAAGCTCCCTAGGGATGCTTCCCTGCAGGAGGTTCTCAAACAAGTAAAGCAAGTGAAGTGTCTGAATCTGACCAAGCTCTTTAGGAATAAGTCCAGTCAAGTGATTCTCCGAAAGATCAATCTCTATAGCACTCTGGCAATTACCTAGCTCCTTAGGGATGGTTCCATCTAACCTATTGGTGTAAAGATACAATTTTTTCAGCAAGATCAGCTTGCCAAGCTCTTTTGGCACACCTCCAGTGAAAAAATTGTTGTTCAGGGCAATCATCTCTAAGTTACTGCAGTTGCCTAGCTCAGGAGGAATCTCTCCAGATAACTGGTTTTGCCAAAGAACTAGGGTTGTGAGATTCTTCAACCTCTCAAGCTCTTTGGGAAGAACACCTTCCAACCGATTCTGGGCTAACCCTAAAACCTCCAAGTTATCACACTCGCTGATCTCCACTGGCACTGGACCAGACAAATCATTGAGACCCGCACGAATAATCCGAAGATTTTTCAACATTTTGATGGACGGAGGAATCGCTCCGGTGAGGTTGTTACTGTAAATGACAAGCTCCTCAAGCATGGTCAAATTGCCTATGCTTGAAGGGATAACGCCAAATAggtagttctcactcaagaaaagCTTTGTGAGAGAAGACAATGCACAAAGTTCTTGGGGGATCTCCCCATGAAGCATGTTGGTGCTCAGATCAAGAATCTCTAAGCTCCTACATTGGGCCAAATCTTTCGGAATGGAGCCAGAAATCATATTGGAGGAGACATTGAAGGTGGTCAAGTAAGGGAGGCGGCAAATGGTAGCAGTCAAGAAGCCCTGGAGACCAAACTTGTGAAGGTTAATGGAGGTTACCTCGGACTGGAAGCAGGCAATGCCGTCCCAGAGGCAAGGATTGGGTTCGGAGGGGCTCCAATTCGAGAGATTGCCGCCGGCATCGACGAGGTTGCTTTTGAACTCCATGAGCAGGCGCAGGTCGTCGTCGCCGCCGCCCTCCACGGCGGCGAAAAGGAAGCAAGAAATGGCCGCAAGCAGATGAAGCGTCCGCCGCAACAAGGACGCCATTTCTGTGGGTCTTGGGCCCCGTTGGGCTCGATTGGCGCAACAAAATTCGAGCTTGGGATCCGCGAACTACTTCACGTGGATTGGAAGGGCAGAAAAAACCAGAGGCGCAGCAAACAACAGGAAAAAAGGATGAAGCAATACCAGTAGAGAGAGAGGgagcgaggaggaagaagaagagcgttGCATGGAGCTCAAAGAGCACCAAGGCAATGTTATAGTGGGCGTCAGTAGTGAGCAATGGTCAAGTGGCACATGCCACAGTGCAAGGCCACCATTGCTTGCTTCCTCGAGCTCGCAGCAGTCAAGCGTTCTTGTTGATGTGCTCCAGATAAGTCTCCTTCTCCACATGCATCAATG
This region of Zingiber officinale cultivar Zhangliang chromosome 9A, Zo_v1.1, whole genome shotgun sequence genomic DNA includes:
- the LOC122020359 gene encoding leucine-rich repeat receptor-like serine/threonine-protein kinase At1g17230 — protein: MASLLRRTLHLLAAISCFLFAAVEGGGDDDLRLLMEFKSNLVDAGGNLSNWSPSEPNPCLWDGIACFQSEVTSINLHKFGLQGFLTATICRLPYLTTFNVSSNMISGSIPKDLAQCRSLEILDLSTNMLHGEIPQELCALSSLTKLFLSENYLFGVIPSSIGNLTMLEELVIYSNNLTGAIPPSIKMLKNLRIIRAGLNDLSGPVPVEISECDNLEVLGLAQNRLEGVLPKELERLKNLTTLVLWQNQLSGEIPPELGNCSNLEMIALNNNFFTGGVPKELGKLILLKKLYLYTNRLDGTIPKELGNCQSAIEIDLSENHLTGLIPKELGQIQTLHLLYLFENLLQGSIPRELGQLSLLRKIDLSINNLTGIIPLEFQNFTSLENLQLFNNNLEGIIPPLLGTKSNLLVLDLSDNKLTGSIPSQLCKYQKLILLSLGSNRLFGNIPHGVKTCMSLIVLRLGGNLLTGSLPLELSGLLNLTSLEMNHNRFSGPVTPEIGKLKNLERLLLSNNYFFGEIPPEIGELTALVSFNVSSNHLSGGIPQELAYCKKLQRLDLSRNHFSGIIPREIGNLVNLELLLLSDNHLNGTIPDSLGGLYHLTELQLGGNNLSGGIPDELGQLTALQIALNVSYNSLSGEIPFGLGNLQMLETLYLNNNQLDGEVPASFSKLSSLLVCNLSYNYLFGSLPNTPVFRSMDDSNFLGNYGLCGSGTKACQPSPVPLYIAEPGWVKRTSKEKIVSISAVVVGLISLVLTIGLCWSMKYRLPVLAKLEEHKQGVSDLYYLPCEGVTYQEILKATDDFSESAVIGKGACGTVYKAVMLDGGIIAVKKLKSHVEGSSIDSSFRAEISTLGNVRHRNIVKLYGFCYHQDSNLILYEYMANGSLGEMLHGSGDTCLLDWNTRYRIALGAAEGLRYLHYDCKPQIIHRDIKSNNILLDETMEAHVGDFGLAKLIDISHSKTMSAVAGSYGYIAPEYAFTMKVTEKCDIYSFGVVLLELVTGKSPIQPIEQGGDLVNLVRRSVHNNTATSNVFDSRLDLTSKSTMEEMSLVLKIALFSTNDSPFDRPTMRDVIAMLMDVRGSICFSPSSPSSETPLDQTESPRGEGE